A single genomic interval of Trachemys scripta elegans isolate TJP31775 chromosome 3, CAS_Tse_1.0, whole genome shotgun sequence harbors:
- the MAD2L1BP gene encoding MAD2L1-binding protein, translating into MAGPGRQERAADLLQTEPAEAPTVTPELAAGRGGSSAAAFHCPQGPAGRAPGCRSVSVVFPGPVTQQGCCHFACELLKHVLYQRHQLPLPYEQLAYFCRRALPRQPQDGDAIKKKPHSPDLVSSRKCQQLLMELEGVFRHLEAMFNLTLVPRVLILVGGNAMSPKELYEINLEGISVGNAEESLQTPSCVRKLFHSLFLADVFSELQAVPVMGTIVMVQGHRDCGIDWFRPKLNYKVPTRGRKLTVTLSCGGNSSTNSSSQQGATSVWDNYIWFQAPVTVKGFHD; encoded by the exons ATGGCGGGGCCGGGCCGCCAGGAGCGGGCAG CCGACCTGCTCCAGACCGAGCCCGCGGAGGCCCCGACCGTGACCCCGGAGCTCGCCGCGGGACGGGGCGGCAGCAGCGCGGCAGCGTTTCACTGCCCGCAGGGCCCGGCCGGCCGCGCCCCGGGCTGCCGCTCGGTCTCGGTGGTGTTCCCCGGCCCCGTGACCCAGCAGGGCTGCTGCCACTTCGCCTGCGAGCTCCTCAAGCACGTGCTGTACCAGCGGCACCAGCTGCCCCTGCCCTACGAGCAGCTCGCCTACTTCTGCAGGAGAGCGCTGCCCCGCCAGCCACAG GATGGAGATGCAATTAAGAAGAAGCCACATTCCCCAGACCTAGTGAGCAgcaggaagtgccagcagttgCTAATGGAGCTGGAGGGAGTGTTCCGGCACTTGGAAGCCATGTTCAACCTGACATTGGTCCCTCGGGTCCTTATTCTAGTTGGAGGAAATGCCATGAGCCCCAAGGAGCTCTATGAGATCAACTTGGAGGGCATCTCTGTGGGCAATGCTGAAGAGAGCCTGCAAACACCATCCTGTGTTCGTAAGCTTTTCCACTCACTCTTCCTTGCAGACGTCTTCAGTGAGCTACAGGCTGTCCCTGTCATGGGAACCATTGTCATGGTCCAAGGCCACCGTGACTGTGGCATTGACTGGTTCCGACCCAAGCTCAACTACAAAGTGCCAACACGCGGGAGGAAGCTGACTGTCACCTTGTCCTGTGGTGGAAACAGCAGTACAAATTCATCTTCTCAGCAGGGAGCGACCTCTGTCTGGGACAACTACATATGGTTCCAAGCACCAGTGACAGTTAAGGGCTTCCATGATTGA